Genomic window (Chloroflexota bacterium):
CAACAGCATCCTGGACTACGCCGCTGAGATGCCCGGGAGCCTCATCGTCATGTCCACCCACGGGCGCTCCGGCGTCGGCCGCTTCGTCCTCGGCAGCGTCGCCGACCGCGTCCTCCGCGCCTCGTCGCGTCCCGTCCTCATCTTGCGCCCATAGCGCTACCGATGGATTCCCTGGCCGCCGATCGGCGGCCGAGAAAGCGGAACACAGCAAACGTACAAGGAGAACCGATGAGCAAGCAGCACATCTACAAACTCACTGCATTTCCCAAGGACATCAGTCTCCGCGATGGCACCAAGATCACCTTCAGGCCCATGGTCGCTGCCGATGAGCAAGAGTTGATCGCCTTCTTCAAGCGCGTTCCTGCCGAGGATCGCTACTACCTCAAGGAAGACGTCACCAGCCCCTCGGTCATCAAGAAATGGATCCAAGAGCTCGATTACGACCGCGCGCTCCCTATCCTCGCCTGGGCCGGCGGCCGCGTCGTCGGCGATGGGACCCTCCACCGCACCCGCGCCAGCGCCCGCCGCCACGTCGCCGAGATCCGCATCATTGTTGACGCTATCTATCGCCAGAAGGGCCTCGGTACCCTGCTCCTCCATGAGCTGGCGGGTGTCGCCAACGCCAACGGCATCGAGCGCGTAAAGATCGAGGCCGTGGCCGAAAAGGAAGACCAAGCCATCAAAGCTGCAGAATACGTCGGCTTCGTCCGCGTCGGCCTTCTGCCCGGCCACGCCAAGGATATGGACGGCCGCCTCCGCGATGTCGTTATCCTAGAGATGCCTATGGGCAAGTGGTTCGAGTGGTGGCAGTTCTAACCGTCGCTTGATCTTGCTTGGAGATGACGGGCTGCGGGTGAATCTCCTCGCCCTTGATGGGAGAGGAACTCGAGCGTAGCCCGAGAGGAGAGGGTGATTATCCGCATGAGTCGGGCTAGCGAGGGTGTTGTATTGTAACGTGCGACGGGGTTATCGCTGGAGGCCTTCCATGAAACTCGCTCGCGACATCATGAATAGCCCCGTCGTCTCTATCCCTGACGACGCGACCGTCGGTCAGGCGGCGCGACTCATGCTGGATAAGGGCTATAGCGCTTTGCCAGTCGTCAACCAGAAGGGAAAAGTCGTCGGCATCATCACCCACACCGATTTCGGCCTCCATGAGCGCCGCCTTCCCATGACGGAAGAGCCCCTCTACACCCTGCTGGGCGCGTGGGCCACTCCGGGCAACATGGACGAAGTTGCTGCGATGATTCGTAGCCGCCCTGTGAAAGATGTCATGTCCAAGCCCGTCGTCGCCGTCCAGGAGAGCGCCCCCATCGGCGAAGTCGCCTCCCTCATGCTCCGCAACAAGGTGCGTCGCCTCCCCGTCCTCCGTGGCGAGAGCCTCGTCGGCATCATCGCCAGCCACGATTTCCTCAAGCTCGTCGCTGACCCCGTCCGCAAGCCGTAAAAAAGGGGACGGCCTTCAGGCCGTCCCCTTTTTGTTCCCTGAGAAGTTCTGCCGCCTTAGGCCGTTCCTACCTTCACCCTCGGCTTTGTCGCCGATTTTGCCGTCGCCATAGCCTTGCGCTCCTCGGCACGGGTGAGCGTATGGCCGCACTGGAAGCACGCCATCAACGACCCGTAGAGGTCGCGGTCCAGATAGACGTCTCCTCCGCACTTCGAACACGCCTTTAGGTAAATCATCGCCGTCCTCGCTATCCGGCTCTGCCGTCCCGCTGCACCAGCATCGCCTTGATATCACCGATCACCTGCCACGGGTTATACGGCTTCGCGATCAGCCTGCCCTCCAGCCGCCCGAACTTCGTCTCCGCCTCTCGCTCGTCCATCGCCGAAACCGCCACCCACACGGGCGGCTTGCGCTCCCGCCCCCGCAGTCGCTTCAGCATCGCCGCCTGCGATTCCCCGGGTAGCGCCAGGTCCAGCACCACCGCATCAACGCCCTGCGTGTCCAGCAGCGCCAGCCCCTCGATGCCGTTCGCCGCCTCCACCACGTCGAACCCGGCCTCCCGCATCGCGAACCGGAGCATCCGTCGCACGCCTTTGTCGTCCTCAACGATCAGTACCGTCGTCACGCGGGCCACCTAATCACTCCCACTGCGAGAGTTACCGCTGTGCTCCGTCACTGCTTCTGCTGCACCGGGATCGCCTTTGCCTTGCCCGCCTCCCCTGATGTAGGCACCGTCACTTCCAGCACCCCGTCCTTATAGTCCGCCGAAATCTTGTCTGCCTCTGCGCCCTCCGGCAGCGCGATGCTTCGCGAGAACGACCCGGAGAAACGCTCGCTCCGGTAGTAGTCCTTCTCCTTCGTCTCCTTCGCCTCTTCCCGGGAGCCGCTGATCGTCAGCACCCCGTGCTGCACGTCCACCTTGATATCCTCCGCCTTCAACCCGGGGAGATCGGCCTTCACCGTGACCCCTTTTTCGCTCTTCAGCACGTCAACTCGCGGCGCCCACGCATGCCTGCCCAGTCGCAGGTCGCCGAAGCGGCGCGTGAGCCATCCGGGTCGCTCGAAAGGCCAGCCGCCCATCGCCCTATCGAAGAACTCATCAAGATCGTGGAACGGCGAAATCGGCGTCTCCGAGAGGCGCTTCGTGACCGCGAGCTTCTTCGACTCTTTTTCCCTTTTCTCTTTGCCCATAAGGACTCCTCCTCCTTGATGCCTAGCGCTTTACAAGCGAGAAAATACGGCCGTGACATAAAAGTCCTGTGAAGCGACTCGGAATGGACGTGAAGAACCTGTGAAGAGGAACCGAAAAGCACCGGAAGGGTGTGGGAGAGCCGTCGTAACGTCTCTCTCGCGTCTGTGCTGCCGCTACCCCTTCGGCATCCGGTAGCCCACTTGCGGCTCCGTCAGCACATAGCGCGGGTTTCGCGCATCGTCATGCAGCTTGGAGCGCAAGTTGCGCACAAAGGAGCGCACCAGCTCCGTCTCCCCCGAGTATTCGGGGCCCCAGACCCGGTGCAGGATCTGGTCGTGGGTCAGCACCCGCCCCGCGTTCGTCGCGAGCTCGTACAGGATATTGTATTCCGTCGCCGAAAGCCGCACCGGTTTTCCCGAGACGGAGACCCGCCGCTCGCCGAAGTTGATCCCCAGGTCTCCCAACGTGAAGGGCGGCCGCGCGTCCAGCACATCGCCCATGGAGTGCCGCCTCAGAGCCGCCTCGATCCGCGCCGTCAGCTCGATCGGCGAAAAGGGCTTGGTGATGTAGTCGTCCGCCCCGGCCTTCAGTGCCTTCGCCTTTATCTCCGGGCTGTCCACTGCCGTCAGGAAGATGACCGGCCTGCCGGATCCCTCCCGGATGCGCTTCAGTAAGTCCAGTCCCGTCGCTCCTGGGACGTTCATATCCAAGAGGAAGAGGTCCGGCTGCTCTGCATCCAGCAGTGTGAAGAACTCGTCCACGCCGCGCGCCAGGACTGGCTTGCACCCCGCCTCGTCCAGCACCCGGCGGACCAGCCGCAGGATCTGCGGGTCGTCGTCCAACGCCAGGATGCGCGTCCGCTCCCCCCGCTTCGTGACGCTCGTCTGGTCCGGCTCCTGCTCCGGTGTCTTTCCCTGCGCCGCCGCCAAGGGTAGCGTGAAGCTGAAGGAGGAGCCCTTCCCTTCGCCTTCGCTCCGCGCCCAGATGCGTCCGCCGTGCGCCTCCACGATGCCCTTGCAGATCGCCAGCCCAAGCCCCGTGCCGCCCAGGTTGCCCTTCGCATCGCTGTGTACCTGGGAGAACTTCCGGAAGAGGTTGCCGATCTTGCTGGGCGGGATTCCGCGCCCCACGTCGCGCACCGCGATCTCCACGGCCTGGCCGTCCTGCGTCGCCGTGATGGCGATGGGGCTCCCGTCCGGAGAGAACTTTGCCGCGTTCGTCAGCAGGTTGGTGAACACCTGAACGATCCGGCGCTTGTCCGCCGTCACCCACGCTTGCAGCCCGTCCGTCTGCACCTGCACGTCGCGTCCCGGGGCGCTGTGGGTGAACTGACCCAGCGCCTCCTTGATCACCGCGCTCAGCTCCACCGGCTCGGGGTACACGGAGAGCGTTCCCGACTCGATGCGGCTCATATCCAGCAGGTTGTCCACCAGGTCGCGCAGGCGGTCCGCCTGCTCGTCAATGATGCTGAACAGCTCCTTCGTCTCATCCGGGTTCAAGGGCCGCTTGGAGCCCAGCGCCGTCGCCGCCGACCCCTTGATCGCCGTCAGCGGCGTCTTCAGCTCATGGCTCACCATCCCCAGGAATTCGCCTCGCTCCCGTTCCGTCTCTTCCAGGGGCGTCAGATCCATGATCGTGGAGACTACAGACGTCACCTCCCCCCGCGCGTTGAAGAGCGGCGTGCTGTTGATAACCACCAGCGTGCTGTGTCCATCGGGAAAGACCAGGCGCATCTCCTCAGCGATGGTGCGTTCTCCCCGGGAAAGCGCGCGTGCCATCGTTGGCTCATGGGCGTCGAACTTCCGCCCGTCCGGCATCCTCGTCTCGATCCCCGTCTTGCCGATGGGGAAGACCTCCCCGGGCTTGACGGTGACCCCCAGGATACGCTTCGCCTCCTGGTTGATGATGAGCGTCTTTTGCGTCTTCGCCTCGATGCACATCACCCCGGTTGGCGAAAGGTCCATGATCGTCTCGAGCTGCCGCATCGCCTCTGCCACGCTCGTATGGAAGCGCGCATTTCGGATGACTACTGCCGCATGGCTGCTGAAGAGCGTCAGCAGGTGTTCGTCGCGCTCCGTGAAAGGGCGGCCCCCCGCCTTGTCCGTCAGGTAGATATT
Coding sequences:
- a CDS encoding GNAT family N-acetyltransferase, producing the protein MDSLAADRRPRKRNTANVQGEPMSKQHIYKLTAFPKDISLRDGTKITFRPMVAADEQELIAFFKRVPAEDRYYLKEDVTSPSVIKKWIQELDYDRALPILAWAGGRVVGDGTLHRTRASARRHVAEIRIIVDAIYRQKGLGTLLLHELAGVANANGIERVKIEAVAEKEDQAIKAAEYVGFVRVGLLPGHAKDMDGRLRDVVILEMPMGKWFEWWQF
- a CDS encoding CBS domain-containing protein, with translation MKLARDIMNSPVVSIPDDATVGQAARLMLDKGYSALPVVNQKGKVVGIITHTDFGLHERRLPMTEEPLYTLLGAWATPGNMDEVAAMIRSRPVKDVMSKPVVAVQESAPIGEVASLMLRNKVRRLPVLRGESLVGIIASHDFLKLVADPVRKP
- a CDS encoding response regulator transcription factor is translated as MTTVLIVEDDKGVRRMLRFAMREAGFDVVEAANGIEGLALLDTQGVDAVVLDLALPGESQAAMLKRLRGRERKPPVWVAVSAMDEREAETKFGRLEGRLIAKPYNPWQVIGDIKAMLVQRDGRAG
- a CDS encoding Hsp20/alpha crystallin family protein; translated protein: MGKEKREKESKKLAVTKRLSETPISPFHDLDEFFDRAMGGWPFERPGWLTRRFGDLRLGRHAWAPRVDVLKSEKGVTVKADLPGLKAEDIKVDVQHGVLTISGSREEAKETKEKDYYRSERFSGSFSRSIALPEGAEADKISADYKDGVLEVTVPTSGEAGKAKAIPVQQKQ
- a CDS encoding response regulator; amino-acid sequence: MPRTRKRIGKKAGMRAVRAAEPQDSQTDLLSRLARHMGETLDVQQVLQSVISDACQLTGAKYGALGIFDEAGRITQFITHGISDEMRRHIGHLPVGKGILGLLQREPKPLRLNNLTKHPQSVGFPANHPKMKSFLGAPIRLGDASFGNIYLTDKAGGRPFTERDEHLLTLFSSHAAVVIRNARFHTSVAEAMRQLETIMDLSPTGVMCIEAKTQKTLIINQEAKRILGVTVKPGEVFPIGKTGIETRMPDGRKFDAHEPTMARALSRGERTIAEEMRLVFPDGHSTLVVINSTPLFNARGEVTSVVSTIMDLTPLEETERERGEFLGMVSHELKTPLTAIKGSAATALGSKRPLNPDETKELFSIIDEQADRLRDLVDNLLDMSRIESGTLSVYPEPVELSAVIKEALGQFTHSAPGRDVQVQTDGLQAWVTADKRRIVQVFTNLLTNAAKFSPDGSPIAITATQDGQAVEIAVRDVGRGIPPSKIGNLFRKFSQVHSDAKGNLGGTGLGLAICKGIVEAHGGRIWARSEGEGKGSSFSFTLPLAAAQGKTPEQEPDQTSVTKRGERTRILALDDDPQILRLVRRVLDEAGCKPVLARGVDEFFTLLDAEQPDLFLLDMNVPGATGLDLLKRIREGSGRPVIFLTAVDSPEIKAKALKAGADDYITKPFSPIELTARIEAALRRHSMGDVLDARPPFTLGDLGINFGERRVSVSGKPVRLSATEYNILYELATNAGRVLTHDQILHRVWGPEYSGETELVRSFVRNLRSKLHDDARNPRYVLTEPQVGYRMPKG